A genomic window from Carassius carassius chromosome 29, fCarCar2.1, whole genome shotgun sequence includes:
- the LOC132110069 gene encoding homeobox protein EMX1-like isoform X2: MFQYNKKCFTIESLVGKDSSSSSSAAEEPIRPTALRFTESIHPSPFGSCFQNSGRTLYSSSPEMMFTDPATHSSNPGLSLRHLQIPTQPFFSPHQRETLNFYPWVLRNRYLGHRFQGEDTSPENLLLHGPFSRKPKRIRTAFSPSQLLRLERAFEKNHYVVGAERKQLANGLCLTETQVKVWFQNRRTKHKRQKLEEESPDSQQKRKGTQHVSRWRVATQQGSPEDIDVISDD, from the exons ATGTTCCAGTACAATAAGAAGTGCTTCACCATTGAATCTCTCGTTGGTAAAGACTCCAGTTCCTCCAGTTCTGCCGCGGAGGAGCCCATCAGACCCACTGCTCTGAGGTTTACTGAATCCATCCATCCTTCTCCCTTTGGGAGCTGCTTCCAGAACTCAGGCAGGACATTGTACAGCAGCAGCCCAGAGATGATGTTCACAGACCCGGCCACTCACTCCAGCAACCCCGGCCTGTCTCTGAGGCACCTCCAGATCCCCACACAGCCCTTCTTCAGTCCCCACCAGAGAGAAACCTTGAACTTCTACCCGTGGGTGCTGAGGAACAGATATCTGGGACATCGATTCCAAGGTGAGGATAC TAGTCCGGAAAACCTGCTGCTACACGGACCTTTCTCTCGCAAGCCCAAGCGCATCCGCACGGCCTTCTCCCCCTCGCAGCTGCTCCGGCTGGAACGTGCCTTTGAGAAGAACCATTACGTGGTGGGAGCCGAGCGGAAGCAGTTAGCCAACGGGCTGTGCCTGACAGAGACACAG GTGAAAGTCTGGTTCCAGAACAGAAGGACCAAACACAAGAGACAGAAGCTGGAGGAAGAGTCACCGGACTCGCAGCAGAAGAGGAAAGGTACTCAGCATGTGAGCCGCTGGAGGGTGGCCACCCAGCAGGGCAGCCCCGAGGACATTGACGTCATTTCAGACGACTGA
- the LOC132110069 gene encoding homeobox protein EMX1-like isoform X1, whose translation MFQYNKKCFTIESLVGKDSSSSSSAAEEPIRPTALRFTESIHPSPFGSCFQNSGRTLYSSSPEMMFTDPATHSSNPGLSLRHLQIPTQPFFSPHQRETLNFYPWVLRNRYLGHRFQGDDSSPENLLLHGPFSRKPKRIRTAFSPSQLLRLERAFEKNHYVVGAERKQLANGLCLTETQVKVWFQNRRTKHKRQKLEEESPDSQQKRKGTQHVSRWRVATQQGSPEDIDVISDD comes from the exons ATGTTCCAGTACAATAAGAAGTGCTTCACCATTGAATCTCTCGTTGGTAAAGACTCCAGTTCCTCCAGTTCTGCCGCGGAGGAGCCCATCAGACCCACTGCTCTGAGGTTTACTGAATCCATCCATCCTTCTCCCTTTGGGAGCTGCTTCCAGAACTCAGGCAGGACATTGTACAGCAGCAGCCCAGAGATGATGTTCACAGACCCGGCCACTCACTCCAGCAACCCCGGCCTGTCTCTGAGGCACCTCCAGATCCCCACACAGCCCTTCTTCAGTCCCCACCAGAGAGAAACCTTGAACTTCTACCCGTGGGTGCTGAGGAACAGATATCTGGGACATCGATTCCAAG GTGACGACAGTAGTCCGGAAAACCTGCTGCTACACGGACCTTTCTCTCGCAAGCCCAAGCGCATCCGCACGGCCTTCTCCCCCTCGCAGCTGCTCCGGCTGGAACGTGCCTTTGAGAAGAACCATTACGTGGTGGGAGCCGAGCGGAAGCAGTTAGCCAACGGGCTGTGCCTGACAGAGACACAG GTGAAAGTCTGGTTCCAGAACAGAAGGACCAAACACAAGAGACAGAAGCTGGAGGAAGAGTCACCGGACTCGCAGCAGAAGAGGAAAGGTACTCAGCATGTGAGCCGCTGGAGGGTGGCCACCCAGCAGGGCAGCCCCGAGGACATTGACGTCATTTCAGACGACTGA
- the LOC132109433 gene encoding beta-1,4-galactosyltransferase 7-like, whose translation MMYSSRRKPVLYFRDDRSFLSRKCTVWKLCGLCMLFVLGSLLWVQLTCSGDMSQTVGHGHLPHQPCPTERHASSADDPSWGPHKMALIVPFRERFEELLIFVPYMHAFLNKKKIRHQIFILNQLDHFRFNRASLINVGFLESGNDTDYIAMHDVDLLPQNEDLDYGFPNEGPFHVASPDLHPLYHYKTYVGGILLLTKKHYQLCNGMSNRFWGWGREDDEFFRRLKTADLKLFRPVGITTGTKTFRHIHDPGWRKRDQKRIAAQKQEQFKVDPEGGLTNLRYKVESRQEVTISGAPCTVINTFLECDISLTPWCQPS comes from the exons ATGATGTACTCTTCACGGAGGAAACCTGTGCTGTATTTCAGAGATGATAGAAG TTTTCTGTCGAGGAAATGCACCGTCTGGAAGCTCTGTGGGCTCTGCATGTTGTTTGTCTTGGGCTCTCTTCTTTGGGTGCAGCTGACTTGTTCAGGAGACATGAGCCAGACGGTTGGGCACGGTCACCTCCCTCACCAGCCCTGTCCCACAGAGAGACATGCCTCGTCTGCTGATGACCCTTCCTGGGGCCCTCACAAAATGGCCCTCATTGTGCCATTCAGAGAGCGATTTGAAGAGCTGCTTATATTTGTCCCTTATATGCATGCATTTCTCAACAAAAAGAAAATACGACATCAAATATTTATTCTGAACCAACTAGATCACTTCCG TTTCAATCGGGCCTCTCTTATTAACGTTGGGTTTCTGGAAAGCGGTAATGACACGGACTACATTGCAATGCATGATGTAGACTTGTTGCCTCAAAATGAGGATCTGGACTATGGTTTCCCAAACGAGGGTCCCTTCCATGTGGCTTCGCCAGATCTTCATCCCTTATATCATTACAAGACGTATGTTGGAGGAATCCTGCTGCTCACCAAGAAACATTATCAGCTG TGCAATGGGATGTCAAATCGCTTCTGGGGATGGGGAAGAGAAGACGACGAGTTTTTTAGGAGACTAAAAACAGCTGATCTTAAG CTTTTTAGGCCAGTGGGGATTACTACAGGAACTAAAACATTTCGACACATCCATGATCCAGGCTGGAGGAAGAGAGATCAGAAGCGGATCGCTGCACAAAAACAG GAGCAGTTTAAGGTGGACCCAGAGGGCGGCCTGACTAACCTCCGTTACAAGGTGGAGTCCAGACAGGAAGTGACCATCAGCGGAGCGCCGTGTACTGTCATCAACACCTTTCTAGAGTGTGACATCAGCCTGACCCCATGGTGCCAGCCGAGCTAA
- the LOC132109434 gene encoding transmembrane emp24 domain-containing protein 9-like has product MTMSQPSGERAFRFVIGRWPAMGYVALESLRMRSARPTGSVQMAAVRMQFTLYLVFLLNIYNSFVSALYFHIGETEKKCFIEEIPDETMIIGNYRTQLYDKQREEYLPATQGLGMFVEVKDPDEKVILSRQYGSEGRFIFTSHTPGEHQICLHSNSSKFALFAGGMLRVHLDIQVGEHTNNYAEIAAKDKLTELQLRVRQLMEQVDQIQKEQNYQRYREERFRQTSESTNQRVLWWSIVQTLILVAIGFWQMRHLKSFFEAKKLV; this is encoded by the exons ATGACCATGAGCCAGCCATCTGGGGAACGCGCTTTCCGCTTTGTGATTGGACGGTGGCCGGCGATGGGTTACGTGGCACTGGAGTCgctgcgcatgcgcagtgcgCGTCCCACCGGTAGTGTCCAGATGGCGGCAGTCAGAATGCAGTTCACACTTTACTTGGTGTTTTTGTTAAACATTTACAACAGTTTTGTGTCAGCGTTGTATTTCCATATCGGCGAGACTGAAAAGAAATGCTTCATAGAAGAAATACCGGACGAAACCATGATAATAG GTAACTACCGGACGCAGCTCTATGACAAGCAGAGAGAAGAGTATTTGCCTGCGACTCAAGGACTGGGGATGTTTGTGGAAGTGAAGGATCCTGATGAGAAG GTGATCCTGTCCCGCCAGTATGGATCTGAGGGCAGGTTTATCTTCAcctcacacacacctggagagcaTCAGATCTGCTTGCACTCAAATTCCTCCAAATTTGCTCTGTTTGCTGGTGGGATGCTT CGTGTTCACTTGGACATTCAAGTTGGTGAGCATACAAACAACTACGCAGAAATCGCAGCCAAAGACAAGCTGACGGAGCTGCAGCTGAGGGTGCGACAGCTGATGGAGCAAGTGGATCAGATCCAGAAAGAGCAGAACTATCAGCGG TATCGTGAGGAGCGCTTCAGACAGACCAGTGAGAGCACCAATCAGAGAGTCCTGTGGTGGTCTATCGTCCAGACGCTGATCCTGGTGGCCATTGGGTTTTGGCAGATGAGACACCTGAAGAGCTTCTTTGAAGCCAAGAAATTAGTATAG